One window of Nymphaea colorata isolate Beijing-Zhang1983 chromosome 11, ASM883128v2, whole genome shotgun sequence genomic DNA carries:
- the LOC126410534 gene encoding uncharacterized protein LOC126410534: MSPPNSAFCFSFQIIRTASGLIPPYQKFRSSTHKFQAGVSFVVSNKISLGADYKGIRSQILNTTPLPNFNNVYQMLQREVARRQVMHSKTEISKESREKMACVAQADFVKGDQKNLSTNKPPNANFNYQKGRNKFRCTHCKRSGHTREKCWELVGRPTRDKATSSTNLDSANFVTKDDLEKFFQKFAKTNLISSQPVSNSEGCDISGLCDETGDW; encoded by the exons ATGTCCCCTCCTAATTCTGCCTTCTGTTTCTCCTTCCAAATCATCAGAACAGCTTCTGGTTTGATACCACCTTATCAGAAATTCAGGAGCAGCACTCACAAGTTCCAAGCGGGCGTTTCTTTCGTCGTTTCCAATAAAATTA GTTTAGGAGCCGATTATAAAGGTATTAGGAGTCAAATCCTCAATACCACTCCGCTGCCTAACTTCAACAATGTCTATCAAATGTTACAAAGAGAGGTTGCACGAAGACAAGTTATGCACTCCAAAACTGAAATTTCTAAAGAAAGCCGTGAAAAAATGGCGTGCGTCGCTCAAGCCGACTTTGTCAAGGGGGATCAAAAAAATCTGAGCACCAACAAACCTCCCAACGCCAACTTCAATTATCAGAAAGGAAGAAATAAATTTAGATGCACCCACTGCAAGAGGTCTGGTCACACTCGTGAAAAATGTTGGGAGCTAGTTGGAAGACCAACAAGAGACAAAGCGACGTCCTCCACCAATCTTGATTCAGCCAACTTTGTCACTAAGGACGATCttgagaaattttttcaaaagttcgcAAAGACCAATTTAATATCTTCTCAGCCCGTCAGCAATTCTGAAG gATGTGATATTTCAGGATTGTGTGACGAAACAGGAGATTGGTAG